The window AGACAAGCAAGGGAACTGGATCTGGTTTAAAGTTATATCTTTGGGTCTAATTCATGGTTATGTCTTACATTTATATCGTCCATGTTGTGCACTACACAAAGCTCGAGCATCTCTTTGAATGTTTACTTACTCATTAGGCTAGCGATTTATTTTTGTCTAGTCCGTGCGGTGCGTTTACGCTGTTATATCCGGTAGTACACTCTAGCCAACATTATTGGATCCTTGTCGGGCTGATTAATTATAGTCGATAATGCTAAAGGCTGAAGGCAGGCTCCAACAAAGCCACGTCGATTCTTTCCTTTCTAGGGAATAAGAAGCTCAATATTTTCGTTTATCAGTGTAGGCCCCAACGGGCCTAAACTATAATCAACTGACCGGCGATAAGAATTCGAGTAGAAATCACTTTGTATCTAGTCTGAAGAGAAATTCATCTTTGTTACTATAAATAGAAACGTCACACTTTGACCTAAATGCAAATtatcttccatttttaaaaacgtttcgTGCGTCCCACGTAAACCtcgcatttttaaaaaatgtccCCTATCGAAAATCATCTTTCAGTATTATGAGTTATATTGTATGATGATCCAATAAAGATAAAaaccaatttttgatataagaaCAGAACCAAAAGGAAAACTATCTTTATTTTTCCAACAAATCAGGAAAATTACAAGACTGAAGGAGTTTGTAATATTTCAAAACATAATGTTTTCAACCTGATCACGGGGAGATTTTGATCTCATAGCTCTCAAGACTTTGCTATGTACATCATCCGTTTCAGTTCCAATTAAAATCATCATTACAGAGCCTATATGAAACATCATTTGGAATCATCTactcttctctccaaaaccGTCGTGACTATCACGGACCTTCCTGTGACCGTCTCTGATGCTTCTGGGAATCCCTTGCCACGTCAGCTTACGGCTGTGAGCAGACGCAGCAACCTGCTGCAACAACAGAGCAAGTGCTTTGAGGCAACAGCTTAAACTTCAAAGGTTTCAGCTTGAGCTGGATATGAGTTCTGCTCTCGCCTCTCGCAAACATGATTGGCTCCTTCAATCTCAGTTCTTTCGTTTGAAGTATCTTTGCGGTACTCTGCTATGTTGTACTTTTCAGTTTGTTTGATGTGATGCATTTACAATTTGCACACAAAAGCTTGAAAATGGTCTTTGTTCTTGTATTCTGAATATGCAGTAGTATATCTTGTTGGTTTGAATAGTTTCAGGTGAATTGGAACCAAAGACGTTAGAAAAGTAGCAAAGACACTTCCCTTTTCCTCACGTATGGCACTGTTGGATAATTAattagtgttgttttttttgtaggcTATACTTGATCACGGTCTGTGAAACAATTCCAATCACGTTGAGAAAATCTTGGAAGCTAAAAACAAGCATAGTGGAACAGAATGAGTAGGCTAAGAGCAAAATGTTGCTGGGAAACAACAACAATTAAAACTACTTTGGTCAAATTCGGTTTTGGAATGTGAATTAGGAAGCGgttcaaagaagaagagattagAGGAAGTGAAACTGATGGGTTGTCAAATAATTTTCTAATCAATAGCGCTACTACACAGGCCATGCCAAAGgtacaaaagaaaacaactagTATCAaaagaatcttcaaatttcACAAATAGTGAAAAAAGAAAGTAAGCAAATGTAATCTTAACTCTCAAGCCTAAAACACAAACATTGGTAATAACGTGGAGTATGTACTCTCCGTGATATGATATCCACTCGTCCCTCTTTGTATCATCGTCAACTTTTTTTTACGCCTATGATCCCTACTTTTCAGAGTGTGAAGAGTTCCCAAACGGTCACCTCATGGACATCAATGTTCGAATCCTCCTCTCCCTCTCAGCTCTCTGCGCACTTGGTGTGCTTTTCAGCTTCTCAAGCTCTTCCGTCAGATAAATCCCCACTTGATCTATATAGTTGAGGAGCTCTGGAGTGAGGGCCTCCTCTCCATCAGATAATTCCTCTTTGAGTGAGAGCAACTTCTGCTGAACCCAAGCGATGGAAGAGGGGTGGTTGACTCCAGCGGATGCAACAGCACTGGCCACAGAATACCTGAGCTCGAGCTGAGCCAGTGGTACACGGTCAACTGCTCTCCTTCTCTCAGTACCCGCCTGCAGAATGGACTATGGCTAAACAGGCAAGCCTTACGCAAAAGTCGTTGTTAAAAGCAAGTGAGGCGAGTCTAACCCTAACAACAGCAGTATCAAGGAGGGGCCTTGGGCCAACCACTGCTCTCCTTCTCTCAGTACCCACCTGCACAAAAGATTACGGCTAAACAAGCAAGCCTTAAGCAAAATTGGTTGTTAAAATTCAGTGAAGCTAGGCTAACCCTATTCACATCAGTGATATCAGCGAGGGCCCTCCTTGAAGGTGAAGCACGAGGACGAGTACGAGTACGAGGACGAGGCCTTCCACGCCGCCAAATACCACCTCTTGCTTGCACAGTCCATGTAGTTTCATCGTCAACGAAGATCCTTCCGCGCTGTCTGTTGAGAAACAATGATGCAAAATCAATTTGTCGTTCGAGTCTATCGCGCCCTTCCGCCATCTCCGCTTCTGCAAATTGGTTAACTAGACGGTTAGAATCAATTGATCTTTTTGGgtctaaccaaaaaaataaaccgATTCgaactaaaccctaatttcattCCTAGCTTTCCATAAACTCATCGAACCTAGTTCTCTACGATCCTATGATCCTAGTAAAAGAGCAATCGGTGGTTCATCGAGATTTTTACCTTTGATATATGTTTACTCTAATCGCTTGGTGTTATGTGAGAGAGAGACGTTGAGACTTTAGAGACACACACGCGAGGCTCTCCtctggtttggtttaaatacaTTTgaaaacaagctgtccctaacgggtatattttttcttcaaattacTATTACCTTTCAAAAACGAGTAAtgatttttgaaactgtttttttttttttttttttttttttgataatctagGTAATCCGGACACTCCGGAGGGAACACGGCTAGCGCCTAAGTACACCTCCGCAGAAGGCATCCTTGAAGACAGCCCTTTTCacttgtttgttttttgttattttgtttttttttttttttttctaataatgtAAACTAGGCTAAGATCTGCATAATGCGCGGgataaacattttatatataaataataatttatatattattatttattttatgttttttaaatattataaaataataaaataataaatatatattgaaatattgaaaaatcggtaatattacatatataattaaattggcttgcgcatataaatcaaacaatgACTATTGTTTATTAACGATAattttatggtaaataaataaaaaatcaattttatccattttatataatataattaaatttaaatgatattaacatagatatgaaatatatttttagtaaagtTGTTCATTAAACAAAGGTTTTAATCATATGGTTTTATGATTCTTGTCATCTTATagcaaaaatttaaaccattaataactttttaatttgagatgtctaatagttttagtaatttataaatatttttaattgaatgcaaaattaaaatattagttaagttctcaatatttgttcaatgcatatatcaatttataatttgtattttatatgatatgtagtttaattaaatgatgtatatatatatattaataataacactTATTAAATAAGACTTCTTACTCATGTAgtttataactatttatatcttattataccaaaaatttaaatcattgataataaaattttgtttgagacttttaacagtttagtaatttatatttttttttaaaattcaaaatacaacatattgatgttaggagttttcaaggctcctaagacaaatgttgtagtataaatgattgtcgaaccagttctgagggatatcaaagcactgagaatgcaagtactcacttaatctaagtgcaaccaatgatttagatgggttttaaactatgactaaaactagaaagcaataacagaatgatactttcttgactaaaggaaaagagaactcatgggcatagggattagaccttgggtgatcaagtatcgaactaaggatggcaaatgatcaatcaaactatcaaccttaagcctagacacaattctaagcaagctctatgtctagatgaatgctcatttgctaacatatctcaaacatcaaatgtctttggttgaataatatgaaagcaatcattactaacaagtctattagctatcttagcatctttaacaacaaatgtctttggcaaagtatactaaaagcctaggagagttgtctcggacatttcatcgaacacctttcgggtgagaaatgcctaaggatcaacaactgagtggccaactcagaagatgcattatgattactctactagcaaggaaatatgaatgatctacactaaaacatcctagctctaacctaatcacccttaatctccctaacccatgaattccaaaggtgattactcactaatctccatgattcctcttaaacccatattggatttcagattaatcatgtagagaaatagataagaaatcaacaataacacaagaacataacaatcaaaatccaagagatgaacttctcaagagagttcttgtgtatttctcaattgatcaaaagataaaagataatctgcctctcgtggctacaaaagatgtttaaaacataggtttttgaaatgtaaaaacgtgcataatgaaatgaccaaaaggcccttaagtaaaACAGAAATCGAGCAGATAATaggcgcggagcgacctcggcatgtcgctccggcaagtcgctccggccttcgggagcgacctcagtgggtcgctctgagaggtcgctccaggcttcgcttcgtgtcgtctcgccatagagacgcgagcgacctcggggtgtcgctttgggaggtcgctccgagaggggtgtgagatgcgagcgacttcgtggtgtcgctccgggaggtcgctccgggctcgttctcgcgtctccgagtgatgaaaccgcgagcgacttctccctgtcgctctggtaaggtcgctccaaTAGGGaggtcagagcgacttggtggtgtcgctccggactggtcgctccatgccttgctcgcccaatgaccactctaaacactcctttttgagctccaaatgcacccaaatgtctccagaaactccatgtggtactcaaatacctgatagagacatatgtatgcaaaatgcaacctaaacatgtctaaattctaatctatatgatgaaaatgtttatgaatgaatggataaaacaatgtaaatatgcaagatatcacatatacgaaaaaaatctaattttttattatatggttaatgaaattgtgtaatatgttttaataaaaaagatttaaacaaaaatgattgagtgtatacaaattgttagcaaatctttgttattgaaaatcattaattgctatatatatattttaatagcattaggtaattatgtagctttatttaaggaaagaatgaaGAATAACTTTTAATACTAATAAATGATTTTGTGATCAGTTTAATGAaaactatagtttatatttagatAGAcccatttaattttttaaagacTCGAAAATCATTTTCATGATGACACGTGTATGATTCAAATGTTgtaattctcttttaatatataggggatttcaTTACTTATAATAAACCGGAAACTCCTTTGCCTCCCCCTTTGCAAACCGGAAACTCCTTTTCCTCTGAAACCTCTACCCAGCGGTAAAGGCGAGACAAACAGTCAAGATGGCCACAGTTAGTGACTACCTGATCTTTGGACAGGTCCATGCATATATAGCAATCGAAAAAGCTCCCTTCGCTTCCAACACTCTTCTTAACAACCATTTTCTCCTCATTTACATTGTCTTCTTCCATCACTTTGTTCCCATTCTCACACTTCTTCGAGTCCTCGTTCATTTACATTCgcttattttacttttaatttaatataataaccAATCATAGGAAGTCTCAAGCGTTGTCTTCACGTCTTGCACGTCCTCTCTAGACCGGATCATATTACTAACTTATCTTTTGTAATCATTattcatctatactatactaaaaagGGGATATAAACTCCTCTTAGAGTGTCCACATAAGCAcaaaaaatcgtccaatcagagagtccgaagttgccacgtcatctcatttattttttcgtaaaaaatgaaaaaacaatacaaaggaaaggatcgaacccgggttagtatgacataaatatagggcagataccactaagccattgaaactttcttggacacatatacaagaatcactaaatatgtaatcatactcttatgtacatttaccaatgtttttaaacccgacccggacaccAAACCGGACGACTTACCGGCTCACTGGGTCACTGGATCGACCGGGGATGAACCGCgggttaataaataaattaattttattaaataataatatattagctataaatatataaaaactaaactttggatatgtatacattttatgtttaaaaagtatttaaaaatatttatgaatatatatatataatattcataaatatttaaataagtgAATATAATCATTCAGtctttaaacttttaaaagaaaaaaaaatattttgaatgaaGATCTTAAAAAGTTGGAACTTGAGATTGAAAATCTTAAtgtctaatgtgaataataaataaaacttcaaattcaaaataaactaaaaataaaagatcattgtaataaattgtcaataacagaaataaactaacaccaaatcacatcaactaattttggttctctctaccatcgttcatttcattttcttctgGTGGCATAATGAAATCttgatcaaaatttaaaaatcaaaaatataaaaccgAAAAGGAAAATCTAACTTTTTTCGTCAGCACCTAACTTCTTAATTggaaacttagaatataaaacataatttaaaaactaaaaaaaaagtaaaagttatttattggtcCAACCGGTATCGGATTCTGGGTTTTAGTGGGTTTTTGtgggtttttgcgggtttctaaatattgggtttcgtgttatataataaatatatattatttactgataataaaaatatagttattcatctatcacaaatatctatgcaaatatgtgaatcaagtacaacaatcaaacaacataatgattttcacaaagaaaatttaaaaatatatttatgttatgtagtcttattttatattctttaaataatgtaatataatattatacattatttttttagaattgaaaaatacatatatatcagttagacaaattaagcgataattagacaaatttgattttttttgcgagccaaaagtttattattaaattagcatcagttatttcaagatgtttaagaaatgatggacaaaaaaataggatgaacataaatgatatatgaactataaatagtactttgtaaagctgacttagataacacatctgcaaATCCATTTCCAGTgctttttgatgcctaaattcactttcttcagagcagttgttccacaaagagatcgtatgagatattgttttgatattcagatttgtttcttgactgttaagaagattgataactgtaaaaatgtctcattcgaatatgatatgtctataaccgaatcCCCAACATCAGacaagtttattttaaaattaaataattttatttttcttatattatataataaatatatattatttactgataataaaaatgtaattattcatctatcacaaataactatgcaaatatgtgaatcaagtagaACAATCAAACCACATAatgattttcacaaagaaaatttaaaaaatatatttatgttatgtagtcttattttatattatttaaataatataatacaatattatgcattattttttagaattgaaaaatacatatagtatcttatccgcgcgtagcgcggttaaaaaatctagtatttCTAAAGTCTAAAAGTTCTTCTAACATATCATCTGCTTGAATTCACAATTAATCATTTTGGTAATGTAACAACATGTCTTATCTTTGGTAATGTCTTAAACCTGCTATGATTCGGTAACATTAGTTAGTCAGAATCTCACTAAGCCACGTTAAATTTCTGtgttgactttttttttcttttttgcgaTTGTTCGTATCTCTCCCTCCATTATTTCCTTGGATCCATTAACCCTTTCACTTCAACGATAAAATGTTCCTATCGAAAATCATCTTTCAGTATTATGAGTCATATTGTATGATGATCCAATAAAGATAAAaaccaatttttgatataagaaCAGAACCAAAAGGAAAACTGTCTTTATTTTTCCAACAAATCAGGAAAATTACAAGGCTGAAGAGTTTGTAATATTTCAAAACATAATGTTTTCAACCTGATCACGGGGAGATTTTGATCTCATAGCTCTCAAGACTTTGCTATGTACATCATCCGTTTCAGTTCCAATTAAAATCATCATTACAGAGCCTATATGAAACATCATTTGGAATCATCTACTCTTCTCTCCAAATCCGTCCGGTGACTCTTAACTTGCGCTCTTCTTTGTCACTGCCTGAAAAGAACAAAGCCATGTTTCTAGGGATTATGAGACCGTCGTGACTATCACGGACCTTCCTGTGACCGTCTCTGATGCTTCTGGGAATCCCTTGCCACGTCAGCTTACGGCTGTGAGCTCCAACTTCCAAGCCGTAACTAAACTTCTTAGTCTCGTTCTCGTCTCCCATGAACCGCAGAAACGCCATGTACACCGGCGCTGTCCCCAGCTGAAACGCCTCAAAGTGTAAACAGAACTGTCTTCCAAAAAAGTTGAACACCTAAACCAAAAGCATCAGACAAGAGATAAAGATTCTTTCTCTCATGTCTAGAATAATCATATATGTAGATAAGATAAGATGCATACCGTGAGCATCCATGTAGCATTCTCAACTTCTTGAGGATTAGACTTGACATTAACGGTGGTTGAAAGTGCAACCACTATGCATATCGACTTTATGATCGTCTTTGAGATGCTCAACAAGGGATGGAATGTCTCCCGTCACTGAACACTCGACCTGCAGTGCTGCTCGTGCTTGACCTTGCTGTAGTACGGGAAAATGTCGTGACACCCTAAGCTTTGGTACCGGCATGAAACCTCCAACGATTCCGCAACCTTCTCGAGAGCCAAGCATCTTATGTTGCCGAGCTCGTAACGGCATGTAGGGTGCACGTGTTCTGCACTTGTTGTTTGCAGCTTGAACATAACGTGTGGCCATTGGGACATTATGGGAAAATTAACAAACCTAGATGTCAACGTTAACTACACAAAAGTAAGTTGAGTGTCGGAGAAAGAGTAGAACAGTCGCACACACACCTGATTAATTGGAGGATACATGAGATTTGTGCAAACCGGACATTCGAGAAGCTCATGAACACCATTGCCCTTGCTTGAACGGATTTTTCCAATGGAGACATCCTAACCTCGTAAGCTAAGCCTATCCAGTTAGACTTCAAGGCTTCTTTGTAAGTACTGCCACCAGGAGCCATAGCTTTCTTTATGGCCTATTAGCAATCAAGTGTAATGGAACTTTCCTAGATGAATATACTTTTGCTCTCCTGCAGGAAGATTAAAAAATTGCAAATGTAAGTTAATATAATCAGAAGGAAAACATAACAGTTTTTCACCAAAAAcctcaaaaagaaaataaagaaaatggtaTTTATAGACAAGCAGCAGGTAACATGTTGTTCAAAAGTAGGTTAGGAGGAGGTAGATACTTAGTTCATAAATTATGATAAGAggctttaatttatttatacaagctcataaattaatttataaaatctattcttaaatttcattttatattaaatgataaatcacttaattgattttttcttaAGTGTCGATCATATATagagtttgagaaaaaaatattataatttgatttgttaatggatttttaatttttatttattttatgagtaCGAAAATTAGTTCTAGAAATAGTTTTATCAGTATCCAAATGACCTAAATATAttgcataaaataaattatggtaattaaatttgtgatttatataatatatataatgcttcataaaattatttttagcaATCAAGTATttctaaactatataaaatattccaAAAGTTTCAGTATTATATAGCTTTAAAATtaagtaattttattaaaaactcaaTCATGAATATTATACATAACTAATTTTAGTACAATTATCaacacaaatatttaaaatagtcatatttatatttttttaaacaattattcttaaaacaatatttaacaaaaacacataatgataaaaacaaattttaatttgaaaaattataataaatgtattgttACAAAACATTCAAACCCGCGAAACCGCGGGCATCcacctaatatatattaaaagagaaacattgtaataaatgtttttacactataatagacatactagattttgacctgcGCTTGAGAAGCGCGGGTATTTTTTGTTGTCCGTTtgataaaatttgaataaatttataactttttattaggaataaatgattttaaaatttctctattataatgtttgaattttaaatagtattttcatatcCAATCCAGACATATAGTCTGTTGTGAACAGCCATGAATTAATCAAGAAGATAGTAGAGAACAAAACATATTGAGGCAAATACCCGTTTAGGGTTTCTTATTATTGTGTGAATGAATAATCTTACAAACCCTTAGACTCATATTCATAGCAGCCTCAAAACCTGATTTCCTTTATATTTTAGGAATACATACTTAtctaaaaaaagtaaatttttcaaattgtCCGACCCACAAGTGTTGGACTTTTACTGGTGCACAGAGATTTAAGACACACAGAAGCAACATAGTCAAACCGATAGATTCAATAAATCTGTATATAGTcctattttgaatttaataaacaaaatatgataaaaatacGGTAAAACCCAAAACACGCTATTAACGCTATCATTTTTCAGGTTTTTAGGTACTTCTGATCTTTGTCTAAACTTAAATATATGAACCGACCTATCCATGCTACATACTCAAATATTACATGTATTTTACATGTATTTGAATTATGATTCCAAACTGATCCGAACATAAAAGAACCCATCTAAACctgaataaaaaaacaaaaatctatttgGGTCCAAATGTTTAGAATCCAAATAACCAAGATAGAAAGGAACCGATCCGAATACTTGAGCACCCAAACCTATTTTCTCATTATATTTTGTGTGCATTTTATAAGTTTTacatttgttaaatttttatggtttaagatttatttgatagatttttttaactaattcaGTAGAA is drawn from Brassica napus cultivar Da-Ae unplaced genomic scaffold, Da-Ae ScsIHWf_910;HRSCAF=1289, whole genome shotgun sequence and contains these coding sequences:
- the LOC125606623 gene encoding protein POLYCHOME-like, coding for MAEGRDRLERQIDFASLFLNRQRGRIFVDDETTWTVQARGGIWRRGRPRPRTRTRPRASPSRRALADITDVNRVGTERRRAVVGPRPLLDTAVVRAGTERRRAVDRVPLAQLELRYSVASAVASAGVNHPSSIAWVQQKLLSLKEELSDGEEALTPELLNYIDQVGIYLTEELEKLKSTPSAQRAERERRIRTLMSMR